From Chryseobacterium salivictor, a single genomic window includes:
- a CDS encoding GEVED domain-containing protein produces MLFGTRSILKNKAAIVLMLLFTLLGFSNIHAQIAQRGIATEATATTAKTLTIAKPVGVVEGDLMIVNITQRGTTATLSDPTCTDWTPLINGVNLGGGSNVRVAVLYKIAEGAEPENFTFNLSANVDRSAGAIIAFLGVDKSSPFDVKPGTLNVTTNSSTVTATEITTVTDHAAIIMLGGSVSSQWSDWKTATSPGNLTELYNLQSTVSIGAAWAVKATAGKTGTGTAKLANRQQSAGILLALRPIALPSCSGTPAGGTAVLSPSVGLPSSAFTAMVAGDDTTSGLSHQWQTADSSGGPWINIPGATGATANITAKATPGIAYYRRQVSCTVSGFTSYSSVVSYTTQYCAAGVTSGNESTNYIKMVKFIGTLQDTSQSSTFSSTPAGYQDFTGNPVKSVQAQGNGVNLYVENFAHGMVKAWVDWNRDGKFDDPTEQVYTSNGTPIVSTTFGFVIPTTASPGEYTIRIRMNSKDGSNSFGPCGNINYAGETEDYSFTVIANCEAMVKSVVGGIRFGAGTVPLEATTSSSSTELRWYDALTGGTLKATTPVVEGASTWAPAVSSTTVYYVAAWNGTCESLVRVPIRATVRPVPVISFTPDTPTTCGSNSIIKISASGQNETNYLIDEGFENGWGGFTSTNLVKNGTTIDPKTEWQIRTSTYTPKEKVWFPAVASGPSGNKFAMATSDVGSSIINNVLVSPERNTLDYLSLTLSFRMYYSKYLNDEVLDENDYVAIEVNTDGGDVWTEVEKITKDVGYGTQFVQKSINVSQFKTSKFRFRIRYYANYRDGVAIDDIELFGVKPLSTSFSWTPSEPIDVYTDASATVPYVEGSKVTTVYMKPSLQQKEDTAGWVINAYASLTNGGTATGIVTIENKNKIWNVPGQNWVESTWKPIGLVPTINDCVYIKTPVTIAAGITGFAKEVYVERGGKLTISKDSSLKVQDSFANFGAPTDVIIESDGNLLQVNEGNAINTGSITARRIINLSGGRQQYNYLISPVEGQSLKNIYPGIDYVLYHNEANNFFYNSSGAYIKGRALAVKEPNKTGVPGTPATVTATFTGYPTNGAFTYSIVNSGTANINRGYNLVGNPYPSNIDLITFYNLNKTGGTLSPTFNLWDNRANSQTVQMGDQYGSQAYAVFNAVTPPEVGTGTRAAVGDHGLAGTAVPTESVKVGQGFMVKTSVANQQLIFNNTIRTKETGTAFFGKRGNRPPVDRYWLNMITPKNVASNIAVVYFEGGNNGFTRDDSTSLGGSDELYSVVEDRNVTINGRSSFSNSDSVPLGSRHFEAGQYKIELDTTEGIFANGQNIYLKDKQAGIITNLSAGNYTFETNAGESTGRFEIIYQPETVLATDSNIKENLAVYKNGDDFVIKSQSKIITALEVYDAAGRLINSSIPNQKEVRLPAASLVNGIYVLKIVCNGAVVIKKILR; encoded by the coding sequence ATGCTCTTCGGAACGCGGTCCATTCTAAAAAATAAAGCCGCCATTGTTCTAATGTTGCTTTTTACGCTTTTAGGGTTTTCGAACATACACGCACAGATTGCACAGCGGGGAATTGCTACTGAAGCCACTGCTACTACAGCCAAAACACTTACTATAGCCAAGCCGGTTGGTGTTGTCGAGGGAGACCTAATGATCGTAAACATCACACAAAGGGGAACAACTGCTACTCTTTCAGACCCTACCTGTACAGATTGGACACCATTAATTAATGGGGTTAATCTTGGAGGAGGATCTAACGTAAGAGTGGCTGTTTTGTACAAAATAGCTGAAGGAGCAGAACCAGAAAATTTTACTTTTAATTTAAGTGCAAATGTTGACAGATCAGCAGGTGCAATAATTGCTTTTTTAGGGGTTGATAAGAGTAGCCCCTTTGATGTAAAACCAGGAACACTAAATGTTACTACTAATAGTTCTACAGTCACTGCAACTGAAATAACAACCGTTACAGACCATGCAGCTATAATTATGCTTGGAGGTTCAGTTAGTTCACAGTGGTCTGATTGGAAAACAGCAACATCACCTGGAAATTTAACTGAATTATATAATTTACAAAGTACGGTTTCTATTGGAGCTGCCTGGGCGGTTAAAGCAACGGCAGGAAAGACAGGAACTGGGACAGCGAAGTTGGCTAATAGGCAACAAAGTGCTGGTATATTATTAGCATTAAGACCAATTGCCCTTCCATCATGTTCAGGTACACCTGCTGGTGGAACTGCCGTACTAAGTCCTTCGGTCGGGCTGCCATCTTCGGCGTTCACTGCAATGGTAGCGGGTGATGACACAACCTCAGGGCTTTCTCACCAATGGCAGACCGCAGACAGTTCGGGTGGACCATGGATCAATATTCCGGGTGCAACCGGTGCCACGGCAAATATAACGGCAAAAGCAACCCCGGGAATTGCCTATTACCGCCGACAGGTTTCCTGTACTGTTTCGGGGTTTACTTCCTATTCATCCGTTGTAAGCTATACTACTCAGTATTGTGCGGCAGGTGTAACTTCAGGAAATGAAAGTACCAATTATATCAAGATGGTGAAGTTTATCGGAACTTTACAGGATACTTCTCAGTCTTCCACCTTTTCATCAACTCCAGCTGGCTATCAGGATTTCACAGGTAATCCCGTAAAAAGCGTTCAGGCACAGGGCAACGGAGTAAATCTGTATGTAGAGAATTTTGCGCATGGAATGGTTAAGGCGTGGGTAGATTGGAACCGGGATGGCAAATTTGATGATCCCACAGAACAAGTGTACACTTCAAACGGTACCCCTATTGTTTCCACAACATTTGGCTTTGTTATCCCAACCACTGCCTCTCCTGGCGAATATACAATTCGCATAAGGATGAACAGTAAGGATGGTTCTAATAGTTTTGGTCCTTGTGGAAATATCAACTATGCCGGCGAAACCGAAGATTATTCATTCACCGTGATCGCAAACTGTGAAGCCATGGTGAAGTCAGTTGTTGGAGGAATACGTTTTGGAGCTGGGACAGTTCCCTTGGAAGCAACCACGTCTTCATCTTCCACAGAGCTGCGGTGGTATGATGCTCTTACCGGAGGCACGCTGAAAGCGACCACTCCTGTAGTGGAAGGAGCCTCTACTTGGGCACCTGCGGTAAGTTCTACTACCGTGTATTATGTCGCAGCCTGGAATGGCACCTGCGAATCTTTGGTGCGTGTACCGATAAGGGCGACCGTGAGACCGGTTCCTGTAATCAGTTTTACTCCAGACACTCCCACCACTTGTGGAAGTAATTCCATCATTAAAATTTCTGCCAGCGGACAGAATGAAACCAATTACCTGATTGACGAAGGTTTTGAGAATGGGTGGGGTGGTTTTACCTCTACAAATTTGGTTAAAAACGGAACCACAATTGATCCAAAAACAGAGTGGCAAATTCGAACCAGTACCTATACCCCTAAAGAAAAAGTCTGGTTTCCTGCTGTGGCTTCTGGCCCTTCGGGAAATAAATTTGCAATGGCCACCTCAGATGTAGGTAGTAGCATTATCAATAACGTACTGGTCTCTCCTGAAAGAAATACACTGGATTATTTGAGTCTTACGTTGTCTTTCAGGATGTATTATTCCAAGTATTTAAATGATGAGGTGTTGGACGAGAATGATTATGTCGCTATTGAAGTGAACACAGACGGAGGGGACGTCTGGACAGAAGTCGAAAAAATTACGAAAGACGTAGGGTATGGAACTCAGTTCGTCCAAAAGAGCATCAATGTGTCGCAGTTTAAAACTTCCAAGTTTAGATTCAGAATACGTTATTATGCAAACTACAGAGACGGGGTGGCTATTGATGATATTGAACTGTTCGGGGTAAAGCCTTTAAGTACTTCCTTTTCCTGGACTCCAAGTGAGCCCATAGACGTGTACACCGATGCGTCTGCTACAGTACCTTATGTAGAAGGCAGTAAAGTAACAACGGTATATATGAAACCTTCATTGCAACAGAAAGAAGATACTGCCGGCTGGGTTATCAATGCCTATGCATCTCTTACTAATGGGGGTACCGCCACTGGTATCGTAACCATAGAAAATAAAAACAAAATATGGAATGTTCCCGGGCAAAACTGGGTTGAAAGCACCTGGAAACCGATAGGTTTGGTGCCCACGATTAATGACTGTGTGTACATTAAAACTCCGGTTACAATTGCTGCCGGTATTACTGGATTTGCAAAAGAAGTTTACGTAGAAAGAGGAGGAAAACTGACCATCAGTAAAGATTCATCACTTAAAGTGCAGGACAGTTTCGCCAATTTTGGGGCTCCCACAGATGTCATTATAGAATCCGATGGTAATCTTCTCCAGGTCAACGAAGGTAATGCCATCAACACCGGTTCCATTACGGCCAGGCGAATTATTAACCTGTCAGGCGGAAGACAGCAGTATAACTATCTTATTTCTCCGGTGGAAGGTCAGTCTTTAAAGAATATCTATCCGGGGATTGATTATGTGCTGTACCATAATGAGGCGAATAACTTTTTCTACAACTCCAGCGGTGCATACATCAAAGGGCGTGCTCTTGCCGTAAAAGAACCCAATAAAACAGGGGTTCCGGGGACACCGGCTACCGTAACGGCTACTTTTACCGGATATCCTACGAACGGCGCTTTTACTTACAGTATCGTGAACTCGGGAACTGCCAATATAAACCGTGGATATAACTTAGTCGGAAATCCCTATCCGTCAAACATTGATCTTATTACTTTTTATAACCTCAATAAAACAGGGGGGACATTAAGCCCTACTTTTAATCTGTGGGACAACCGTGCAAACAGCCAGACGGTGCAAATGGGCGATCAGTACGGAAGTCAGGCTTATGCGGTTTTCAATGCGGTAACTCCGCCTGAAGTTGGAACGGGCACCCGGGCAGCCGTTGGTGATCATGGACTGGCTGGTACTGCAGTGCCAACGGAAAGCGTAAAAGTCGGACAGGGCTTTATGGTCAAGACCAGTGTGGCCAACCAGCAACTGATCTTTAATAATACCATTCGGACCAAAGAAACCGGCACTGCTTTCTTTGGTAAAAGAGGAAACCGTCCGCCGGTAGACCGCTACTGGCTGAATATGATTACGCCAAAAAATGTTGCTTCCAATATCGCTGTCGTATATTTTGAAGGTGGAAATAACGGTTTTACCAGGGACGACTCAACCTCTCTAGGAGGCTCTGATGAACTGTACTCGGTCGTGGAGGATCGTAACGTTACCATCAACGGACGCAGTTCCTTTAGCAACAGTGATTCTGTTCCGCTGGGCAGCAGGCATTTCGAGGCCGGCCAGTATAAAATTGAACTTGACACTACCGAAGGCATCTTCGCTAATGGACAAAATATCTACTTAAAAGATAAGCAAGCGGGAATCATCACCAACTTAAGTGCAGGTAATTACACTTTTGAAACTAACGCAGGAGAAAGTACAGGTAGATTCGAAATTATTTACCAACCGGAAACGGTTTTGGCAACTGACTCAAATATAAAAGAGAACCTTGCTGTTTACAAAAACGGTGATGATTTTGTCATAAAATCACAAAGCAAGATAATTACCGCTTTAGAGGTTTATGATGCAGCGGGAAGATTGATAAACAGCTCAATACCTAATCAGAAAGAAGTCCGCCTACCTGCCGCTTCGCTGGTCAACGGAATATATGTGCTGAAAATTGTTTGTAATGGTGCAGTTGTAATTAAGAAAATACTGCGCTAA
- a CDS encoding T9SS type A sorting domain-containing protein, translating to MKKITFLGACLLLFILLSFQILKAQNVGDFRSKNTGNWNTPGTWEVCTQVTPSVIWTSVTSGYPGVATLPAGTTTSTVTIVGCHEITVDVGKNNSFTYNNIGKLVVNGRMVLLKQNDVHFGNTLQEVLIDGGSIFWSDNPTNLYLPQNCLITLINLTSAACSFPKGLQPIANCTGSQNLYIGGTKPYSSCNGGNNTMGSFEQVNNAGGTNFAALPLTNPSAVCLKDNKEIQFYGSIIKYILGSVGTLTYRWDLVSPPPMSGYTFSSTTAQNVNIGTLTFPGDYKFKLTVNSTLLAVTSSREFVISVDRSTSYNGVTWSDGVPSEGNHRHAIINADYNTSQQGSFDACSCTVNAGKKLTITEGNSVKVVDFIRNLGNTDNVIIESDGNLIQIIDGAINAGNITVQRNIKVGAARNQYNYLGAPVAFAGGGTFKDIYPGAATSVLYHNETNNKFYNSTGVNIPGRGLALKEPPGSDGAKTITANYKGVPQNGTITLPITNSNTAETALGYNLIGNPYPSNIDLQKLYDINGGKTSAPQTTSPNISPTFYFWDNNANDIFVQEGNNYKGEAYAIYNALTGNNGTGTYAAGSLAGNIKGIKKPTNIVKVGQGFMTRSLISNYNFKFNNSIRTSEAASVDFLGKGGSATQDDRYWLQMTSPSGVTSTAAVVHYAAGNNLFGPEDSRTMGGSDALYTLVEGERIAIDGRSRFENTAVVPLGTQHFVSGSYTIGIDEAEGIFGNGQTIYLKDRQTGTITNLSQGTYTFSANAGESTGRFEIIYKPETVLVTYSTLKEELVVYREAEDFIIKAQTRKISDVEVYDAAGRMVYKTKPDNTKAVISSQYLMRGVYILKISQGNEVTVKKVIR from the coding sequence ATGAAAAAAATTACCTTTTTGGGAGCATGCCTCCTGCTTTTCATCCTGCTTTCTTTTCAGATACTTAAAGCCCAAAACGTGGGAGATTTTAGATCAAAAAATACAGGAAACTGGAATACACCAGGAACTTGGGAGGTTTGTACCCAAGTAACCCCATCGGTGATTTGGACAAGTGTAACTTCTGGCTATCCGGGTGTTGCCACTTTACCAGCTGGAACTACAACCTCAACGGTTACCATAGTAGGTTGTCATGAGATTACTGTAGATGTTGGCAAGAATAATAGTTTCACGTATAATAATATCGGGAAGCTTGTGGTCAATGGACGTATGGTTTTGTTGAAACAAAATGATGTTCATTTTGGAAATACTTTGCAGGAAGTTTTAATAGATGGTGGTTCCATTTTTTGGTCAGATAATCCTACCAACTTGTATTTACCACAAAATTGTTTGATAACTTTAATAAATTTGACATCTGCTGCATGCTCTTTCCCAAAAGGTTTACAACCAATAGCTAATTGTACGGGTTCGCAAAATTTATATATTGGTGGAACTAAACCCTATAGTTCTTGTAATGGTGGGAATAATACAATGGGTAGTTTTGAACAGGTAAATAATGCAGGCGGAACCAACTTTGCAGCTCTTCCTTTGACGAATCCATCTGCCGTTTGTCTTAAGGACAATAAAGAGATACAATTTTACGGTTCGATCATAAAATATATTTTGGGTAGTGTGGGAACTTTAACATATCGATGGGATTTGGTAAGCCCTCCACCGATGTCTGGCTATACATTTTCATCTACAACAGCTCAAAATGTGAACATCGGAACGTTAACTTTTCCAGGGGATTATAAATTTAAATTAACTGTTAACTCAACATTATTAGCAGTTACATCCAGCCGAGAATTTGTAATATCAGTAGATCGTTCTACATCTTATAATGGAGTCACTTGGTCTGATGGTGTCCCTTCCGAAGGAAACCACCGCCATGCGATCATTAATGCAGATTATAACACTTCACAGCAAGGATCTTTTGATGCCTGTAGTTGTACGGTCAATGCAGGTAAAAAACTTACCATCACTGAGGGTAATTCTGTAAAAGTAGTAGATTTTATACGCAATTTAGGAAATACAGACAATGTGATCATCGAATCCGACGGAAACTTAATCCAAATCATTGATGGTGCAATCAATGCTGGCAACATCACTGTACAACGCAACATCAAAGTAGGAGCAGCAAGAAACCAGTACAATTACTTGGGGGCACCAGTTGCTTTTGCTGGCGGAGGTACTTTTAAAGATATTTATCCGGGAGCTGCTACTTCTGTACTTTATCATAACGAAACCAATAATAAGTTTTATAATTCTACGGGAGTTAATATTCCGGGAAGAGGTTTGGCATTGAAAGAACCACCAGGAAGTGATGGTGCTAAAACAATTACTGCAAACTATAAAGGCGTTCCGCAAAACGGAACAATCACTTTACCCATTACGAACAGTAATACAGCAGAGACTGCATTGGGTTATAATCTGATCGGAAATCCTTATCCTTCTAATATCGATTTACAAAAATTGTACGATATTAATGGTGGTAAAACGAGTGCTCCACAAACTACCTCTCCAAATATCAGCCCCACTTTCTACTTCTGGGATAATAATGCTAATGATATCTTTGTGCAGGAGGGTAATAACTATAAAGGGGAGGCTTACGCAATTTACAATGCATTAACCGGAAATAATGGAACTGGAACTTACGCAGCAGGATCACTTGCTGGAAATATCAAAGGCATTAAGAAACCAACAAATATTGTAAAAGTAGGGCAGGGTTTTATGACCAGATCTTTGATCTCTAACTATAATTTTAAATTCAATAACAGCATCAGAACAAGTGAAGCAGCATCAGTTGACTTTCTGGGAAAAGGAGGTTCTGCCACACAAGATGACCGCTATTGGCTTCAGATGACTTCTCCTTCGGGGGTTACTTCTACGGCTGCAGTGGTACATTATGCCGCCGGCAACAATCTTTTCGGCCCGGAAGATTCCAGAACCATGGGCGGGTCAGATGCTCTTTATACCCTTGTAGAAGGCGAGCGCATTGCCATCGACGGCAGAAGCCGTTTTGAAAACACTGCGGTTGTTCCATTGGGAACGCAGCATTTTGTCAGTGGCAGTTATACTATTGGTATTGATGAAGCGGAAGGTATTTTTGGCAATGGACAAACCATTTATCTGAAAGACAGACAGACCGGAACCATCACCAACCTCAGTCAGGGAACGTATACTTTTTCCGCCAACGCAGGTGAAAGTACCGGTCGGTTTGAAATTATTTATAAGCCTGAAACTGTTTTGGTTACTTATTCAACGCTCAAAGAGGAATTGGTGGTGTACAGAGAAGCAGAGGATTTTATCATCAAAGCGCAAACCAGAAAAATCTCCGACGTTGAAGTTTATGACGCAGCTGGTAGGATGGTTTATAAGACGAAGCCCGACAATACGAAAGCGGTGATTTCTTCGCAGTACCTTATGCGTGGTGTTTATATTTTAAAGATCAGTCAGGGAAACGAGGTGACCGTAAAAAAAGTAATCAGATAA